CCCCGTGCAGACAGGCAACCGGCACAGACGGCGCCGACGTAACCCAAACCAAATATGCTGATGCGCATCGCAATTACCTCTCAGTTAATCAAACCTGTTTTCATCAAGCCATTACATGGCCGGAGTTAATGGTGTTCAGCGGGCATAGTGCACTCGCAAGTGCGACTTAAAGACGCCACAATGCCGTGTGCAGGCATACTAAGTTCCGAGTGTCTAATAAGTGCACTCAAGATGTGCGCAGCCAGGCCTTATTGTTATGACGTGCCCTGTTATGCAGCCGATCCTCTGTTCTGAAGACTTCCGTGCAAAGGTCTTGCGCGCTCAATGCCAGGCCATAAAGCCAGTAAATCAAGCGGTTGGGTGCTCAGGTGAGCACGTTTATAGGGGCGCAGCCGTGGCCTTGTAGGGGATAGTAATGGTGCGTTATCTCCTGTCCTTCATGTGTTGCCCAAATAAGCGATCAGTAAGCCAAAGTAGGTATGACAACTTCGCTACATGAATCTCTTGTCTGTGTAAGTCATCTCGCACAATCACCGAGAGAATCGTTACCGGTGGTATGAGCGGCGCATTGGGACATAGTTCCTGTCCACCCATCGCGAATGTTGAAATTTTTTGAAATATTGAAAAAGATGGCACTGCTCTCATATTGATAGCACTTGCCGTTTCGCCCTTTATATATAGGGTGATTATTGCGTTGGATATTTTTTTGCCACTACGAGTAAAAATTTTCAGTGCCACTACTGAAAAAAATGATCAAAGTCGAGTGAAACAAAAGTTAGAAAATTGATCGCTTGTTTTTTGGCGCCAATAAATCGGCGAAAAGGCGAGGGATTTTTCGAGGATCAAGAGGGGGCGCACGACGCAGTTATCGATGTCGTGCGCTCACTGAGTGCGGGTCTTTTTACGCGGGTACGTGATCGCGCAGGAACACCAGATTGTCCGGTTTAGACTGCTCGCTGCTATAGCGATAACCCTGAACGTCGAACTGCTTGAGGGCGGCCGGGTCATTGATGCGTTCTTCGATGACGAAGCGGCTCATCATCCCTCGAGCCTTCTTCGCGTAGAAGCTGATGATCTTGTACTGGCCGTTTTTCAGGTCCTTGAATTCGGTGTTGATGATGCGCGCCTTCAAGGCGCTGCGTTTGACCGCCGAGAAGTACTCGTTGGAGGCCAGGTTCAGCAGCACGTCATCGCCCTGGTCGGCCAAGGCTTCGTTCAGCCATTCGCTGATGCGCGTCCCCCAGAAAGCGTACAAGTCCTTGCCTCGGGCATTGTCCAGCTTGGTGCCCATCTCCAGCCGATAGGGCTGCATCAGGTCCAAGGGGCGCAGCAGGCCATACAGGCCGGAGAGCATGCGCAAATGCTGTTGGGCATAATCGAAGTCGGCTTCGCTGAACGTTTGTGCATTCAGGCCGGTGTACACATCGCCCTTGAATGCCAGCAACGCCTGCTTGGCGTTGGCTGGGGTGAAGGCCGGGTTCCAACCGCCAAATCGCGCGGCATTGAGGCCGCCAATTTTGTCGGAGACGTGCATCAGCTCGCTGATCTGCGCGGGCGTCAGGTCACGCAGTTGCAGGATCAGCTCCTGGGAATGGTCAAGGTATTGCGGCTGAGTGAAGCGCTGGGTCGCCGGCGGTGTTTCGTAATCGAGAGTCTTGGCGGGGGAAATCACCATCAGCATGAAGTCGTCTCCTTTAATCGTGGGTGCGATTCTAGGGGGTTGTCCTTGTTCACTCCAGCTATCAAGTCCATAGGTGATCGGTGGTGTAACCGGATTTTTTGGCAGAGGAAGATCCTGTGGCGAGGGAGCTTGCTCCCGCTCGAGCGCGAAGCGGTCACAATACGGGCGCATGTGTTTTTCTGAGGATGAGGGCTGCTTCGCAGCCCAGCGGGAGCAAGCTCCCTCGCCACAATGATTTCGGTGCTGCCGCGGGGATGTGAGCCGCGATCGGCTATAGTGCCGCGCGGGTTTTGTTATGGAGACATCCCATTGCGTATCATTTTTTTATTCTCGGCCTGGCTCTTGAGCTTCGGCGCCATGGCGGCGCCGGGCGATGTGGCGAGGCTGGATCGCAGTACCTGGCCTGAACCGCTCGGCAGCCCGACGCTGTTTGACGTCGCATCACGGGCCGAAATTCTCATGTTTGCCCGCGTCCTGCTGGCCAGTGAATCTCTGGATGAAGCGAGCCTGACTCAGCGCCTGGGCCTGCGTACCGTCAATCTGGAGTCGATCAATCAACTGCGCCAGCGCCTGTGGCAGCGTTTGCTGACCAATTACAACTTCGCCCAGCAGAGTTGTGATCAGGATGCTTCCTTCTGTTTCCTGGTCGAGGACATGGCCACCTTGCGTGAGCAAGCGGCCAAGTTTCAGATCAGTGATGATAGCTATTACATCAAGTGGGCCGAACCGAGCCGGTTGTTCCACGCCCAGTACCTGGACGAGCAGTTGCGCAAGGCCGCACTGTTTCCGCAGACCACTAGCGAAGTCGATCGTTTTGGCGACTATGAGCGCAATGGCGACGCCATGCATGATCGGCTGTTCCTGCTGACCTTCGACAGCGCCGCCAACGCCGCGCCAGATAACACGACCTGGGTCACTGAGTACCTGCGCAAATCGAACATGAGCGCTACGTTTTTCGTCCTCGGCAAGGATATCCAGGCCCGTCTGGCCGAACGTTCGGTGGCCAGCCTGCAAGGGACTTATTCGCAGCAATGCGTGGGCGTGCAAGGCTGGGAGTTCCGCTCCCACAGCCATTGGCAGGACTGGCAGGACTCGGTGCGACGCAGCGTCGAGTTGGTCAAAGGCAAGCTGCCGGAGAATGACGTGCCGCTGTTCCGCCCGCCCGATGGCCAGCGCCGGTCCGACGCTGAAGGCTTCTTCGCTTCTCAGGGGGTGCAAGTGGCGCTATGGGATATCGATGCCCAGGATGGCGCCGGCAAGCTCAAGGGCAGCCAAAGCGCACAACGAGTCTTGACCCTCATGCTGCTATGGCGGCACGGGGTGATCAACTTCAATGTGAAGCAGGACGGAGTAAAAACAGCGATACCTTGGCTCATCACACAAACGGCGCCAAGCGGGATCGGTTGGGAAGACTGTCAGAACGCGTTTCGCTGAAACAAGGAGAGCCCGTAAACATTGAGGCGGAGGCGTTTTTGGGAGTGATTTCGATGCAGGCGGACTTCTGACTTTAGCGGGATGGTGGCAGTCCGCCAAGTGCTATTGGTCACTCTGCAAAATAAACTTCAAAAAAACGTCAAAGTGCTTTTTTCTGTCACAGGTTTTGGAGTATTACGAAGACAGACCGCCGAAACCTGCAACACAGGTGGCGTCTTCCAAGACTCCGTTTGAGTTGCAATCACTTGAGTCTTTGCAGGTGATTTCGGTGGCCACTTCGAGGCGCAGCACTGTCATGGTATTGCGTCGACTGGCTCCCACAAAGGTGACCGAGTATGGATGATCACGGACGTAGCTCTTCTTCCAACCAGCCAATCCTTTATGTACTCGATACCAACGTATTGATTCACGATCCAAACGCCCTGCTTAATTTCGAAGAACACCACGTCGCCATCCCGATGACCGTGCTTGAAGAGCTGGACAAGCTCAAGAGCGGGCATCACAGCGTTGCTGCCGAATGCCGCCAAGCGATTCGCCTGATCGACAAGACTTTGGGCGATGCTAGCCCCGAAGACGTTGAACTGGGCGTACCGATCCAGCGCGGCAAGAGTGGGCCCAAGGGTTTGCTGTCAATTCTGATGAGCAAGCGCACCGAGCCGAACATCATTCTGCCCGAGCATCTGAACGACAACATCATCATCAACCAGTTGATCGACCTGCGCGCACGCGATGCAAAACTGCCCGTGGTGCTCGTCACAAAAGACATCAACATGCGCCTCAAGGCCCGGGCTTGCGGGATCGCGGCCGAGGACTACAGCACCGACCAGTTGGTCGACGACGTTTCGTTGCTGCCCAACGGTTATCACACCATGACCGGTTCGTTCTGGGATCGGGTGAGCAAAGTCGAAACCCGGCAGGATCATGGTCGCACCTGGCACCAGGTGCAGCTGACCGACAACCTGCCCGCCGTACACGTCAACGAATTCATCATCGACGAACAGGGCTTTGTCGGCTGGATCAAGGAAATCCAGGTCGA
The window above is part of the Pseudomonas sp. B21-048 genome. Proteins encoded here:
- the yaaA gene encoding peroxide stress protein YaaA encodes the protein MLMVISPAKTLDYETPPATQRFTQPQYLDHSQELILQLRDLTPAQISELMHVSDKIGGLNAARFGGWNPAFTPANAKQALLAFKGDVYTGLNAQTFSEADFDYAQQHLRMLSGLYGLLRPLDLMQPYRLEMGTKLDNARGKDLYAFWGTRISEWLNEALADQGDDVLLNLASNEYFSAVKRSALKARIINTEFKDLKNGQYKIISFYAKKARGMMSRFVIEERINDPAALKQFDVQGYRYSSEQSKPDNLVFLRDHVPA
- a CDS encoding polysaccharide deacetylase family protein, with translation MRIIFLFSAWLLSFGAMAAPGDVARLDRSTWPEPLGSPTLFDVASRAEILMFARVLLASESLDEASLTQRLGLRTVNLESINQLRQRLWQRLLTNYNFAQQSCDQDASFCFLVEDMATLREQAAKFQISDDSYYIKWAEPSRLFHAQYLDEQLRKAALFPQTTSEVDRFGDYERNGDAMHDRLFLLTFDSAANAAPDNTTWVTEYLRKSNMSATFFVLGKDIQARLAERSVASLQGTYSQQCVGVQGWEFRSHSHWQDWQDSVRRSVELVKGKLPENDVPLFRPPDGQRRSDAEGFFASQGVQVALWDIDAQDGAGKLKGSQSAQRVLTLMLLWRHGVINFNVKQDGVKTAIPWLITQTAPSGIGWEDCQNAFR
- a CDS encoding PhoH family protein; the encoded protein is MDDHGRSSSSNQPILYVLDTNVLIHDPNALLNFEEHHVAIPMTVLEELDKLKSGHHSVAAECRQAIRLIDKTLGDASPEDVELGVPIQRGKSGPKGLLSILMSKRTEPNIILPEHLNDNIIINQLIDLRARDAKLPVVLVTKDINMRLKARACGIAAEDYSTDQLVDDVSLLPNGYHTMTGSFWDRVSKVETRQDHGRTWHQVQLTDNLPAVHVNEFIIDEQGFVGWIKEIQVDKLLILDLHQEPLLHQEAWGLKPRDIYQSLALYALLDPDIHLVNLSGAAGSGKTILALAAAIEQTMVSKRYRRIIATRSVQGLDQEIGFLPGTEAEKMEPWLGAITDNLEALHMDDENTHGSVDYILSKVPLQFKSLNYIRGRSFQQSLILIDECQNLTPHQMKTIITRAGAGSKVVCLGNLAQIDTPYLSATSSGLTYLTERFKDFPNGVHITLQGVPRSILAEYAESHL